From a single Streptomyces rubradiris genomic region:
- a CDS encoding SUKH-4 family immunity protein, whose translation MVTYAQAQERAEEWINGDVPVYQHREVRVREFGLGFVVWGEDRAEGPRSDAGGLRLVIARDSGDATLWPALPVGEVIRRYEEEYGRAGEPQDAVPAPARLDLNQTSFLLTPPEWLQEAADKLGAGEQGAAGSSGSTGSTVGAAPAPGSASDTASASDTASASASDSASAESGGGPASGGGTAPGAPGTAGVPGVPAPAEVPEGATPWAGTDTNAGSGEDDRSVPLPATVFAPPLSDSDDAPRPPAVAADAPTALMSGGSQLPPTAVAPAPDAPDAPGAGRNDTSPPAPGASAYGHPQAQAQAQAQAQAQAQAAPGTPAPGVPPYPPAHGTPPPPPPMACGAPGAPQGGTSAPLPPPVPSYGYPQGPGGAPGYGYPQAPGGAPGGAPGAPRPPAGPGAPARPLPPHAGDIADAATSKAAPPPKKGRGGVGTPPPPPGAPGMPGARPGSATPPGAPAGGYVPTQLVSALGPEGPEGQAGPGGAEGTRAPGAPNVPGAPNPPAAPPGAPGGTPPGGVHQAATMLADPNRPGEGTPQPPGAPHPPGAPHPSGAPQPSAAPQSPGAPGAPGAPGAQGMPTPPGAPAAPGAPGMPPAPGAPQPPGAPHAPGAPVPGAPQPPAAPHAPGAPGTPGAPGAPGAPGAVHQAETMLAAPPVTGGPGAVAPPGAAPNAAPPSPPAPGVPGGAPGMPPGAQGTPPPMPPGAMPPPGAPVPGPAYGYPQGQPTVGPGYQAVLRYRAQDGSEQQLIRRSAPGMPHPEWQIFHELRAMNVPPDQVLELHTELESCELPGAYCARMIREQWPQARITSIAPYGTDHAGRRQGMHQLLAHQGELHQVADGPARPAPVRAPLPPVQAAPPVPPEGVAQELAAAFGPGIFRFEQQAVSRQGVPPIVAHTLVVAGLPLDMGPFFWAQAQPGRPVPTLAELAAERGVMAAPDAGSYLVMGTDFGKAVCVQYGTASIVAVPVEAGPGGAPVPPQFVNSGLPEFVRCLALLGRMWRLRYGLNQEQAGRWTVDFQAQLAALDPAALGSPESWWSVLLEQMWDGLL comes from the coding sequence ATGGTGACGTACGCGCAGGCGCAGGAGCGCGCCGAGGAGTGGATCAACGGCGACGTGCCCGTGTACCAGCACCGTGAGGTGCGGGTGCGGGAGTTCGGGCTGGGGTTCGTGGTGTGGGGCGAGGACCGGGCGGAGGGTCCGCGTTCGGACGCGGGCGGTCTGCGGCTGGTGATCGCCCGGGACAGCGGGGATGCCACGTTGTGGCCCGCGCTGCCGGTGGGTGAGGTGATCCGCCGGTACGAGGAGGAGTACGGCCGTGCCGGGGAGCCGCAGGACGCGGTGCCGGCGCCCGCGCGGCTGGACCTCAACCAGACGTCGTTCCTGCTGACTCCTCCGGAGTGGTTGCAGGAGGCGGCGGACAAGTTGGGGGCGGGTGAACAGGGCGCGGCGGGTTCGAGCGGTTCGACGGGGTCGACGGTGGGGGCGGCTCCGGCTCCAGGTTCGGCCTCGGATACGGCCTCGGCCTCGGATACGGCCTCGGCCTCGGCCTCGGACTCTGCTTCGGCGGAGTCGGGTGGTGGGCCGGCTTCGGGCGGGGGTACGGCGCCGGGTGCTCCGGGGACGGCCGGTGTGCCGGGCGTGCCCGCTCCCGCGGAGGTGCCCGAGGGCGCCACGCCGTGGGCCGGGACCGACACGAACGCGGGGTCCGGTGAGGACGACCGTTCCGTGCCGCTGCCCGCGACGGTGTTCGCGCCGCCGTTGAGCGACTCGGACGACGCGCCGCGGCCTCCGGCGGTCGCGGCGGACGCGCCGACGGCGTTGATGTCGGGCGGCAGCCAGCTGCCGCCGACGGCGGTCGCACCGGCGCCGGACGCGCCGGACGCGCCGGGCGCCGGCCGGAACGACACGTCCCCGCCGGCACCGGGCGCGTCGGCGTACGGTCATCCGCAGGCGCAGGCGCAGGCGCAGGCGCAGGCGCAGGCGCAGGCGCAGGCGGCTCCGGGTACGCCCGCGCCGGGTGTACCGCCGTACCCTCCCGCGCACGGCACTCCGCCCCCGCCTCCGCCCATGGCCTGCGGGGCGCCGGGCGCCCCGCAGGGCGGCACGTCCGCGCCGCTCCCGCCGCCCGTTCCGTCGTACGGCTACCCGCAGGGGCCGGGCGGCGCTCCGGGATACGGCTATCCGCAGGCGCCGGGTGGTGCGCCGGGTGGTGCGCCGGGCGCGCCGCGGCCTCCGGCGGGTCCGGGTGCGCCCGCGCGTCCGCTGCCGCCGCACGCGGGGGACATCGCGGACGCCGCGACGAGCAAGGCGGCACCGCCGCCGAAGAAGGGGCGCGGGGGAGTGGGTACGCCCCCTCCGCCGCCGGGCGCCCCGGGCATGCCGGGCGCGCGTCCGGGGAGTGCGACGCCGCCGGGCGCTCCCGCGGGCGGGTACGTGCCGACGCAGCTGGTGTCGGCGCTCGGGCCGGAGGGTCCCGAGGGGCAGGCCGGTCCTGGGGGCGCGGAGGGAACGCGGGCGCCGGGCGCGCCGAACGTTCCGGGCGCCCCCAACCCGCCCGCCGCGCCCCCGGGTGCCCCGGGTGGTACGCCTCCGGGGGGTGTGCACCAGGCGGCCACGATGCTGGCCGACCCGAACCGACCGGGCGAAGGCACACCCCAGCCTCCCGGCGCGCCCCATCCGCCGGGGGCGCCCCATCCGTCGGGCGCGCCCCAGCCGTCGGCGGCCCCGCAGTCGCCGGGTGCCCCTGGTGCCCCTGGTGCGCCGGGTGCCCAAGGCATGCCCACCCCGCCCGGAGCCCCCGCGGCCCCGGGCGCGCCCGGCATGCCCCCGGCGCCGGGTGCCCCGCAGCCCCCGGGCGCGCCCCACGCCCCGGGCGCCCCCGTACCCGGCGCGCCCCAGCCTCCTGCCGCGCCGCATGCTCCGGGCGCTCCAGGTACTCCAGGTGCTCCGGGCGCCCCCGGCGCTCCCGGTGCCGTGCACCAGGCCGAGACCATGCTGGCCGCACCCCCCGTGACCGGCGGTCCGGGTGCCGTCGCGCCCCCGGGTGCCGCCCCGAACGCCGCGCCGCCGTCCCCGCCCGCCCCTGGTGTGCCGGGCGGCGCCCCGGGCATGCCTCCGGGCGCTCAGGGCACCCCGCCCCCGATGCCGCCCGGTGCGATGCCGCCGCCCGGTGCGCCCGTACCGGGGCCGGCGTACGGGTATCCGCAGGGGCAGCCGACGGTGGGTCCGGGCTATCAGGCCGTGTTGCGCTACCGCGCGCAGGACGGTTCCGAGCAGCAGCTGATCCGGCGTTCGGCGCCGGGCATGCCGCACCCGGAGTGGCAGATCTTCCACGAGCTGCGGGCCATGAACGTGCCGCCGGACCAGGTGCTGGAGCTGCACACCGAGCTGGAGTCGTGTGAGCTGCCGGGTGCCTACTGCGCGCGGATGATCCGGGAGCAGTGGCCGCAGGCGCGGATCACGAGCATCGCGCCGTACGGCACGGACCACGCGGGCCGGCGTCAGGGCATGCATCAGTTGCTGGCGCACCAGGGCGAGTTGCACCAGGTGGCGGACGGCCCGGCGCGGCCGGCGCCGGTGCGGGCGCCGCTGCCGCCGGTGCAGGCCGCGCCGCCGGTGCCGCCGGAGGGGGTCGCGCAGGAGCTGGCGGCCGCGTTCGGGCCGGGGATCTTCCGGTTCGAGCAGCAGGCGGTGTCCCGGCAGGGTGTGCCGCCGATCGTGGCGCACACCCTGGTGGTGGCCGGACTGCCGCTGGACATGGGCCCGTTCTTCTGGGCGCAGGCGCAGCCGGGCCGTCCGGTGCCGACGCTGGCGGAGCTGGCGGCCGAGCGCGGGGTGATGGCGGCGCCGGACGCGGGCTCGTACCTGGTGATGGGCACCGACTTCGGCAAGGCGGTCTGTGTGCAGTACGGGACGGCGAGCATCGTGGCCGTGCCGGTGGAGGCGGGTCCGGGCGGTGCGCCGGTGCCGCCGCAGTTCGTGAATTCCGGGCTGCCGGAGTTCGTGCGCTGTCTGGCGTTGCTGGGCCGGATGTGGCGTCTGAGGTACGGGCTGAACCAGGAGCAGGCGGGCCGCTGGACCGTCGACTTCCAGGCGCAGCTGGCCGCCCTGGACCCGGCGGCGCTCGGTTCGCCGGAGAGCTGGTGGTCGGTGCTGCTGGAGCAGATGTGGGACGGGCTGTTGTAG
- a CDS encoding cellulose-binding protein yields the protein MSSASMPPHGFATVRGRGYRPDQVDACLEALSEDRDAAWERAARLTVLAKDMEAEAARLGEVVAGLQPQTYEALGEGAQRLFQRVQSEAADLRERTRRAAAQHVARAEAEAERVRREAREAADAVRAAADEHARGRVLAARAEANGIRVGARREVRAARMEALALVREARQRAAGMLAENSRENAGRWAAAEREAAERAAELDARHAERASRAEAALAAAGRAVEEAGEYARRCEERARARAAEIVADARVREERIAQETERVLREHGDTWDAVQAHMDCARENLMSLTGRAVTE from the coding sequence GTGAGCAGCGCATCGATGCCGCCGCACGGCTTCGCGACCGTCCGGGGGCGCGGCTACCGCCCCGACCAGGTCGACGCCTGCCTGGAGGCGCTGTCCGAGGACCGGGACGCCGCCTGGGAGCGGGCCGCCCGGCTGACCGTGCTCGCCAAGGACATGGAGGCGGAGGCGGCGCGGCTGGGCGAGGTGGTCGCCGGGCTCCAGCCGCAGACGTACGAGGCGCTGGGGGAGGGCGCCCAGCGGCTGTTCCAGCGGGTGCAGAGCGAGGCGGCGGACCTCAGGGAGCGCACCCGGCGCGCGGCCGCGCAGCACGTCGCGCGGGCCGAGGCGGAGGCCGAGCGGGTCCGCCGGGAGGCGCGAGAGGCGGCGGACGCGGTCCGCGCGGCGGCCGACGAGCACGCGCGCGGACGCGTCCTGGCCGCGCGCGCCGAGGCCAACGGCATCCGGGTCGGGGCCCGGCGCGAGGTGCGGGCGGCGCGCATGGAGGCCCTCGCCCTGGTGCGCGAGGCACGCCAGCGCGCCGCCGGGATGCTGGCCGAGAACTCCCGGGAGAACGCCGGACGCTGGGCGGCGGCCGAACGCGAGGCGGCCGAGCGGGCGGCGGAGCTGGACGCCCGGCACGCCGAGCGGGCGAGCCGGGCCGAGGCCGCGCTGGCGGCGGCCGGGCGGGCCGTGGAGGAGGCCGGGGAGTACGCCCGCCGGTGTGAGGAGCGGGCACGCGCGCGTGCCGCCGAGATCGTCGCGGACGCGCGCGTGCGCGAGGAGCGCATCGCCCAGGAGACCGAGCGGGTGCTGCGCGAGCACGGCGACACCTGGGACGCCGTGCAGGCGCACATGGACTGCGCGCGCGAGAACCTGATGTCGCTGACCGGAAGAGCCGTCACCGAGTGA